One Sphingomonas endolithica DNA segment encodes these proteins:
- a CDS encoding sugar-transfer associated ATP-grasp domain-containing protein — protein sequence MSSATELWYRAKKLYAIYPGIVTPVSGRFLADHYAWRKRTRGPLRAAVDAFVGIAFLLWVPVRARAVQRRFGLDRAWRVKAIRIARARFADPNDLALFRIEDGAELDGYIRRFEDAGLNKHINPKGWTPDCVLTDKIGFYDRCAQFGLRHPQVFATIDQGAIRLLAAIPEQPLLLKPTRGEGGRGVRFLAPPAADREAWVRGVCSALKGPWLVQSRIETHCALRDLALNALPTARITTILNETNAPEVVSAVLRVASDPAAQVDNMKAGGLLCPIDLAGGVLGVACQGYGGTDHHVHPVTGATIAGRILPDWEQAKALVIDAHARAFGDYTLIGWDVGFAPDGPILIEGNGKPGVLMPQRAGRRGLGGQRYGALLRLHLPKN from the coding sequence ATGTCGTCAGCCACTGAGCTCTGGTACCGCGCGAAGAAGCTCTACGCGATCTACCCGGGGATAGTCACGCCGGTTTCGGGGCGCTTCCTGGCCGATCACTATGCCTGGCGCAAACGCACGCGCGGCCCCTTGCGGGCGGCGGTCGATGCGTTCGTCGGCATCGCCTTCCTGCTCTGGGTACCGGTTCGCGCGCGGGCGGTGCAGCGCCGGTTCGGGCTGGATCGTGCGTGGCGCGTCAAGGCGATCCGGATCGCCCGCGCGCGCTTCGCCGACCCCAACGATCTCGCCTTGTTCCGGATCGAGGATGGCGCCGAGCTCGACGGCTATATCCGCCGGTTCGAGGATGCCGGGCTCAACAAACATATCAATCCCAAGGGATGGACGCCCGATTGCGTGCTGACGGACAAGATCGGTTTCTACGACCGTTGTGCGCAGTTCGGGCTGCGCCATCCGCAGGTCTTTGCGACCATCGATCAGGGTGCGATCCGGCTGCTGGCGGCGATCCCCGAGCAACCACTGTTGCTGAAGCCCACGCGCGGCGAGGGCGGTCGCGGCGTGCGCTTCCTCGCCCCGCCTGCTGCCGATCGCGAGGCATGGGTGCGCGGCGTGTGCAGCGCGTTGAAGGGTCCCTGGCTGGTGCAGTCTCGCATCGAAACGCACTGCGCGCTGCGTGATCTGGCGCTGAACGCGCTGCCGACGGCGCGGATCACCACGATCCTGAACGAGACGAACGCGCCGGAAGTCGTCAGCGCCGTGCTGCGCGTCGCTTCGGATCCCGCGGCGCAGGTCGACAATATGAAGGCTGGCGGGCTGCTGTGCCCGATCGATCTTGCAGGTGGCGTGCTCGGCGTGGCGTGTCAGGGTTATGGCGGCACCGACCACCATGTGCATCCGGTGACCGGTGCCACCATCGCAGGCCGCATCCTGCCCGATTGGGAGCAGGCCAAGGCGCTCGTCATCGACGCGCATGCCCGCGCGTTTGGCGACTACACCTTGATCGGCTGGGATGTCGGCTTTGCGCCGGACGGGCCGATCCTGATCGAGGGAAACGGCAAGCCCGGCGTGCTCATGCCACAACGGGCCGGCCGGCGCGGTCTGGGCGGCCAGCGTTATGGCGCGTTGCTCCGCCTGCACCTGCCAAAAAACTGA